From the Oncorhynchus tshawytscha isolate Ot180627B unplaced genomic scaffold, Otsh_v2.0 Un_contig_898_pilon_pilon, whole genome shotgun sequence genome, one window contains:
- the LOC121844397 gene encoding NLR family CARD domain-containing protein 3-like — MKSDWSMNPPLNFREGDFSTEQRNQQERSESEILSGQSSQSHQTDLASIFSLLEENIMTFLKNELKMFKRILSPELPEGFESQKQDKEVVDAEDEKQESSAREGALKITLHILRKMNQKELADTLEKYSDDPAVICQRELKSNLKKKFQCVFEGIAKQGNPTLLNNIYTELYITEGGTGEVNNEHELRQIETTTRKQARPETAIKCNDIFKPLTGQDKPIRTVLTKGVAGIGKTVSVQKFILDWAEGKANQDVQLVFSFPFRELNLMKGENLTFIKLLNHFSIETKQSRISNYDKYKVLFIFDGLDECRLPLDFQKNKICCNVTESTSVDVLLTNLIKGNLLPSALLWITTRPAAANKIPSGCVDQVTEVRGFNDPQKEEYFRKRFSDEDLASRIISHIKTSRSLHIMCHIPVFCWISATVLEHMLKHQREEMPKTLTEMYTHLVVFHTKQKNEKYLGKEETGPHWNKESILSLGKLAFQQLVKGNLIFYEEDLKEAGIDVNEASLYSGLCTQLFKEECVLYQDKVYCFVHLSIQEFLAAVYVFLSFINNNENLMDKLQTKSSIFSSLFSDEPEVTVYKSAVDKALQSETGNLDLFLRFLLGLSLESNQKHLRGLLTKTRSSSQSHEETVKYIKEKIRENPSPERSINLFHCLNELNDHSLVEEIQSYLRSGSLSRDNLSPAQWSALVFVLLTSEKELDVFDLKKYSRSEEGLLRLLPVVKASRAVLLSGCGVTEEGCASLVSALMSNPSHLRE, encoded by the exons TTGCTTGAAGAGAATATTATGACATTTTTGAAGAACGAGCTGAAGATGTTCAAGAGGATTCTTAGTCCAGAACTCCCAGAAGGCTTTGAGAGTCAGAAGCAGGATAAGGAAGTGGTGGATGCTGAAGATGAGAAGCAGGAGAGCAGTGCCAGAGAGGGGGCTCTGAAGATCACACTGCACATCCTGAGGAAAATGAACCAGAAGGAGCTTGCTGACACACTGGAGAAAT ATTCAGATGATCCTGCTGTGATTTGTCAACGTGAACTCAAATCTAATCTAAAGAAGAAGTTTCAATGTGTATTTGAGGGGATCGCTAAACAAggaaacccaacacttctcaataacatctacacagagctctacatcacagagggtggaacaggagaggtcaataatgaacatgagctgagacagattgagacaacaaccaggaaacaagcaagaccagagactgcaatcaaatgtaacgacatcttcaaacccttaactggacaagacaaacctatcagaactgtgctgacaaaggGAGTCGCTGGCATTGGAAAAACAGTCTCTGTGCAGAAGTTCATTCTGGACTGGGCTGAAGGAAAAGCAAATCAGGATGTCCAACTTGTATTTTCATTCCCTTTCCGGGAGCTGAATTTGATGAAAggtgaaaatctcactttcatTAAACTTCTTAATCACTTCTCAATAGAAACCAAACAATCAAGAATCTCCAACTACGACAAGTACAAAgttctgttcatctttgatgGTCTGGATGAGTGCCGACTGCCCCTAGACTTCCAGAAGAACAAGATCTGTTGTAACGTCACAGAGTCAACCTCAGTGGATGTTCTGCTGACAAATCTCATCAAGGGaaatctgcttccctctgctctcctctggataaCTACCCGACCTGCAGCAGCCAATAAGATCCCTTCAGGGTGTGTTGACCAGGTGACAGAGGTACGAGGGTTCAATGACCCACAGAAGGAGGAGTACTTCAggaagagattcagtgatgaggacCTGGCCAGCAGAATCATCTCACACATAAAGACATCAAGGAGCCTCCACATCATGTGCCACATTCCAGTCTTCTGTTGGATTTCTGCAACAGTCCTTGAACACATGCTGAAACATCAGAGAGAAGAGATGCCCAAGACTCTGACTGAGATGTACACACACCTTGTGGTGTTTCATACCAAACAGAAGAATGAAAAGTATCTTGGGAAAGAAGAGACAGGTCCACACTGGAATAAAGAGAGCATTCTGTCACTGGGAAAACTGGCTTTTCAACAGCTTGTGAAGGGCAATCTGATTTTCTATGAAGAAGACCTGAAAGAGGCTGGCATTGATGTAAATGAAGCCTCACTGTACTCAGGATTGTGCACACAGCTCTTTAAAGAGGAATGTGTGCTGTACCAGGACAAGGTGTACTGCTTTGTTCATCTGAGCATTCAGGAGTTTCTGGCTGCTGTATATGTGTTCCTCTCATTCATCAACAACAATGAGAATCTTATGGACAAACTGCAAACAAAGTCCAGTATCTTTTCTTCGCTGTTCAGTGACGAGCCTGAAGTTACTGTCTACAAGAGTGCTGTGGATAAAGCCTTACAAAGTGAGACAGGAAACCTGGACCttttcctccgcttccttctgggcctctcactggagtccaatcagaaGCACTTACGAGGTCTACTGACAAAGACAAGAAGCAGCTCACAGAGCCATGAAGAAACAGTCAAGTACATCAAGGAGAAGATCAGGGAGAATCCCTCTCCAGAGAGGAGCATcaatctgttccactgtctgaatgaactgaatgaccATTCTCTAGTGGAGGAGATCCAAAGCTACCTGAGATCAGGAAGTCTCTCTAGAGACAACCTGTCACCTGCACAGTGGTCAGCTCTGGTCTTTGTGTTGCTGACTTCAGAAAAGGAGCTGGATGTGTTTGAcctgaagaaatactccagatcagaggaaggtctTCTGAGGCTGCTGCCAGTGGTCAAAGCCTCCAGAGCTGTTCT gctgtcaggctgtggagtcacagaggaaggctgtgcttctctggtctcagctctgatgtcaaacccctcacacctgagagag
- the LOC121844399 gene encoding stonustoxin subunit beta-like yields MTVCSSAYRYSVEHGGENTMKPGLRKYVCDLTLDINTVNRLLSLSEENRKVTCRREEQPYPDHPERFEDCRQVLCREGLTGRCYWEVEWSGRRADIGVTYKGINRRGMVEDCGLGYNDTSWSLDCSDYSYIACHNNNDTTIDVPSSSYHRVGVYLDWPAGTLSFYRASSDTLTHLHTFTSTFTEPLYPGFRVHDDTSVSLCQVVSVSNT; encoded by the exons atgactgtctgttcttctgcttACCGCTACAGTGTGGAACATGGTGGAGAGAACACAATGAAACCTGGActtagaaaat atgtctgtgatctcacactggacataaacacagtaaacagactcctctctctgtctgaggagaacagaaaggtgacatgtaggagagaggagcagccgtatcctgatcacccagagagatttgaggactgtagacaggtgctgtgtagagagggtctgactgggcgctgttactgggaggtagagtggagtgggaGAAGGGCTGAtataggagtgacatataaaggaatcaACAGGAGAGGAATGGTTGAGGACTGTGGTCTTGGATACAATGACACGTCCTGGAGTCTGGACTGCTCGGACTACAGTTATATTGCCTGTCACAATAATAATGACACTACCATAGACGTCCCCTCCTCCAGCTaccacagagtaggagtgtatctggactggccagccggcactctgtccttctatagagcctcctctgacacactgacccacctCCACACATTCACCTCCACgttcactgagcccctctatccagggtttagGGTTCATGATGACacctcagtgtccctgtgtcaGGTGGTCTCTGTGTCAAACACATGA